One window from the genome of [Clostridium] celerecrescens 18A encodes:
- a CDS encoding phosphate propanoyltransferase, whose protein sequence is MDKYEAVIKLLMEAVKAESGTDEFRIPVGVSNRHVHLSQEDLDALFGKGYELTKMKELSQPGQYACKETVTVCGPKGAIEKVRILGPVRKQTQVEVLAADCFKLGKKSEPKMSGELAGTPGITLVGPKGSVQTKEGLIIAQRHIHMTPQDALKFGVHDGQTVSIQTEGIRGGIFHHTAIRVTETSSLECHLDTEEANAMGLGGSSSVTIVK, encoded by the coding sequence ATGGATAAGTATGAAGCGGTAATCAAACTCTTAATGGAAGCCGTAAAAGCGGAATCCGGAACAGATGAGTTTCGAATACCAGTTGGCGTTTCCAACCGCCATGTACATTTGTCCCAGGAAGACTTGGATGCCCTTTTCGGTAAGGGGTACGAACTGACCAAGATGAAGGAGTTATCCCAGCCGGGTCAGTATGCATGCAAGGAAACAGTTACTGTATGCGGCCCAAAGGGAGCCATTGAGAAGGTCCGTATATTAGGTCCGGTCAGAAAACAGACTCAGGTCGAGGTTCTGGCAGCAGACTGTTTTAAGCTTGGAAAGAAATCCGAGCCTAAGATGTCCGGTGAATTAGCAGGAACACCGGGGATCACCCTGGTGGGACCAAAGGGTTCCGTTCAAACAAAAGAGGGCTTAATCATCGCCCAGAGACACATTCATATGACTCCTCAGGATGCCCTGAAGTTCGGCGTTCATGATGGTCAGACGGTAAGCATTCAGACAGAGGGGATCCGCGGCGGTATTTTTCATCATACGGCAATCCGCGTAACCGAAACATCAAGCCTGGAATGCCATCTTGATACGGAAGAAGCAAATGCCATGGGACTTGGCGGTTCTTCAAGCGTAACCATTGTAAAATAG
- the eutM gene encoding ethanolamine utilization microcompartment protein EutM, with translation MKYDALGMIETKGLIGSVEAADAMVKAANVTLIGKEFVGGGLVTVMVRGDVGAVKAATDAGAAAAQRVGELVSVHVIPRPHAEVETILPGTKEA, from the coding sequence ATGAAATACGATGCATTAGGAATGATTGAAACAAAAGGTTTAATTGGATCCGTTGAAGCAGCAGATGCTATGGTGAAAGCAGCAAACGTTACCCTGATCGGTAAAGAATTCGTAGGCGGCGGTCTTGTTACTGTTATGGTAAGAGGCGATGTAGGAGCTGTTAAGGCAGCTACTGATGCAGGTGCAGCAGCAGCTCAGCGTGTTGGTGAGCTTGTATCTGTCCATGTAATTCCTCGTCCACATGCAGAAGTTGAAACAATTCTTCCAGGTACAAAAGAAGCATAA
- a CDS encoding AtpZ/AtpI family protein, producing MRHKKSVMRSFMMVTQLGISVMVPVFVCILAGYYIDRYAGTKLTLLFMVLGFLAGGSNAYKLAKATLAMNEREERVEDQKERVERQAEARPKVHKPKQPSRVKGHDDEKLS from the coding sequence ATGCGTCATAAAAAGAGCGTAATGAGAAGTTTCATGATGGTGACCCAACTGGGGATCAGTGTCATGGTACCTGTATTTGTCTGTATTCTTGCAGGTTACTATATTGACCGGTACGCTGGGACAAAACTGACGTTATTATTTATGGTTCTGGGGTTTCTGGCTGGGGGATCCAATGCTTATAAGCTGGCAAAGGCAACACTGGCCATGAATGAAAGGGAGGAGAGGGTTGAGGATCAGAAGGAGCGCGTGGAACGGCAAGCGGAGGCTAGACCCAAGGTGCATAAACCGAAACAGCCAAGCCGCGTGAAAGGACATGATGATGAGAAACTTTCGTAG
- a CDS encoding ATP synthase subunit I, with the protein MGKETKNLILEVSAGIVIFTAAAMLGALFMYPRRAVFAGLILGMVLALAMFLSMAMVLERSMKTEDPKTVQKQSIISSVLRYLLLIVILVAVIVRFSNWFNPVAVVIGVLGLKVGAFSQPIIHKIVANRTKGE; encoded by the coding sequence ATGGGGAAGGAAACAAAGAATCTGATTCTTGAGGTTTCTGCCGGAATCGTTATTTTCACGGCAGCAGCTATGCTAGGGGCATTATTTATGTATCCAAGACGAGCTGTATTTGCAGGACTTATTTTGGGAATGGTGTTAGCTCTGGCCATGTTTTTATCCATGGCTATGGTACTTGAACGTTCTATGAAGACGGAAGATCCAAAGACTGTTCAGAAGCAGAGTATTATTAGTTCAGTCCTTCGCTATCTGCTGCTTATTGTCATACTGGTGGCAGTTATTGTCCGGTTTTCGAACTGGTTCAATCCGGTCGCAGTAGTAATCGGAGTCCTCGGACTCAAGGTTGGAGCATTTTCCCAGCCTATTATCCATAAGATCGTGGCCAACAGGACAAAGGGAGAGTAA
- the atpB gene encoding F0F1 ATP synthase subunit A gives MVVASANNVDFMIKGVTKFQAFGQELWVTTTEIGLSIVTIVILIIAVIANRKMKRATEVPGIFQNIVEFVVEALDNMVNGTMGHNAKKFVNYIGTIFIFILFCNIGGLFGLRTPTGDFGVTFMLGIFTFCIVQYQGIKNHGIGHFTSLFQPFPVLFPINLIGEITNPLSQALRLFGNMMSGVVIMGLWYGMMPIFVKIGIPSFLHVYCDVFSGCIQTYVFCMLTMVYVNDKMD, from the coding sequence ATGGTCGTTGCGAGTGCCAATAATGTAGACTTTATGATCAAAGGCGTTACAAAGTTTCAGGCGTTTGGTCAGGAACTTTGGGTTACAACTACGGAAATAGGCCTTAGCATTGTGACAATCGTAATCTTGATTATTGCAGTGATCGCCAACCGAAAAATGAAGCGGGCGACAGAAGTACCCGGCATCTTCCAGAATATTGTGGAGTTTGTCGTAGAGGCGCTTGATAACATGGTAAACGGTACTATGGGTCATAACGCAAAAAAATTTGTTAATTATATTGGAACAATATTTATTTTCATATTGTTCTGCAATATTGGCGGCTTATTTGGTCTTAGAACGCCAACAGGAGATTTTGGTGTAACATTTATGCTTGGTATTTTCACCTTCTGCATCGTGCAATACCAAGGTATCAAGAATCATGGAATCGGTCATTTTACAAGCTTGTTTCAGCCGTTTCCGGTTTTGTTCCCGATTAATTTAATCGGAGAGATTACAAACCCATTATCCCAGGCGCTTCGTTTGTTCGGTAATATGATGTCAGGCGTTGTTATTATGGGATTGTGGTATGGGATGATGCCTATCTTTGTAAAGATTGGTATCCCGTCGTTTTTACATGTATATTGTGATGTATTCTCAGGATGTATCCAGACGTATGTGTTCTGTATGCTGACTATGGTATATGTCAATGATAAGATGGATTAA
- the atpE gene encoding ATP synthase F0 subunit C, whose amino-acid sequence MNGFSGQDFILGCSAIGAGLAMIAGIGPGIGQGIAAGHAAAAVGRNPGAKSDITSTMLLGQAVAETTGLYGFAVAAILMFLKPFS is encoded by the coding sequence ATGAACGGATTTTCAGGACAGGATTTTATCTTAGGCTGCTCAGCAATCGGTGCAGGTCTTGCGATGATCGCAGGTATTGGACCTGGTATTGGACAGGGTATCGCGGCAGGCCATGCAGCTGCTGCAGTTGGACGTAATCCGGGCGCAAAGTCTGATATAACATCTACCATGCTTTTAGGACAGGCCGTTGCAGAGACAACAGGTCTTTATGGTTTCGCTGTTGCAGCTATCCTCATGTTCTTAAAGCCATTCAGCTAA
- the atpF gene encoding F0F1 ATP synthase subunit B, translating into MDRLLGFDPQLLFDSFVTGINIFILFFALSYMLFNPVREVLEKRRQRIAGELKNAADDKEAARAMKEEYEARLLEVKKEAEEILEDARKRAKQREAEIITEAREEADRIVTRGSREVELERKKALDDMKDQIISIASVMAGKVVAASIDTTVQDALIDETLKEMGESTWQS; encoded by the coding sequence TTGGATCGATTATTGGGATTTGACCCACAGCTGCTTTTCGATTCATTTGTAACAGGCATCAACATATTCATCCTGTTTTTTGCGTTATCCTATATGCTGTTTAATCCGGTACGGGAAGTACTGGAAAAGAGAAGACAGAGGATTGCGGGAGAATTAAAGAACGCTGCCGACGATAAGGAAGCTGCGAGGGCAATGAAGGAAGAATATGAAGCCAGACTTCTTGAAGTGAAGAAAGAGGCAGAAGAAATCTTAGAGGATGCCAGAAAAAGAGCGAAACAGCGTGAGGCAGAGATTATTACAGAAGCCAGGGAAGAAGCGGACCGCATTGTTACGCGGGGTAGCCGTGAGGTGGAACTGGAGAGAAAGAAAGCGCTTGATGATATGAAGGATCAGATCATATCCATCGCTTCTGTTATGGCCGGCAAGGTCGTAGCTGCTTCCATTGACACTACGGTGCAGGATGCCCTGATTGACGAGACTTTGAAAGAGATGGGTGAAAGCACATGGCAAAGCTAG
- the atpH gene encoding ATP synthase F1 subunit delta, with protein MAKLVSKVYGDALFEEALNKQEVDALFEEVKSLQVIWHENQSLAELLNNPKIVKEDKIGIIKNIFGGRVSDDLMGFLAVIVDKGRQKEIPAICEYFINAVKEYKKIGVAHVASAVELNEGQKARLVEKLLNTTQYVDFEMDYQVDPSIIGGMVIRIGDRVVDSSIKTQIYELRRSLLKLQLT; from the coding sequence ATGGCAAAGCTAGTATCAAAGGTATACGGCGATGCATTGTTTGAGGAAGCTCTTAATAAGCAGGAAGTGGACGCTTTGTTTGAGGAAGTGAAGAGCCTGCAGGTGATCTGGCACGAGAATCAGTCATTGGCGGAGCTTCTTAATAATCCGAAGATTGTAAAGGAAGATAAAATCGGCATTATTAAGAATATTTTCGGCGGACGCGTATCGGATGACCTGATGGGTTTTCTGGCAGTCATTGTCGACAAAGGCAGGCAGAAGGAGATTCCGGCAATCTGTGAATACTTCATAAACGCTGTCAAGGAATATAAGAAGATCGGCGTGGCCCATGTGGCCAGTGCTGTTGAATTAAATGAGGGGCAAAAGGCCCGGCTGGTAGAAAAGCTGTTAAATACGACTCAGTACGTAGATTTTGAGATGGATTATCAGGTTGACCCGTCAATCATTGGCGGCATGGTAATCAGGATCGGGGACCGGGTGGTGGATTCCAGCATTAAGACGCAGATTTACGAACTGCGCCGCAGCCTGTTAAAGCTGCAATTGACCTGA
- the atpA gene encoding F0F1 ATP synthase subunit alpha: MNLRPEEISSVIKEQIQRYSTKLDVSDVGTVIQVADGIARIHGLENAMQGELLEFPGEIYGMVLNLEEDNVGAVLLGTGAISEGDTVKTTGRVVEVPVGDALTGRVVNALGQPIDGKGPVQTDKFRKIERVAHGVIDRKSVDTPLQTGIKAIDAMIPIGRGQRELIIGDRQTGKTAIALDTIINQKGQGVHCIYVAIGQKASTVANIVKTLEEYGAMDYTTIVVSTASDLAPLQYIAPYSGCAIGEEWMENGEDVLVVYDDLSKHAAAYRTLSLLLKRPPGREAYPGDVFYLHSRLLERASRLSEELGGGSLTALPIIETQAGDVSAYIPTNVISITDGQIYLETEMFNSGFRPAINAGLSVSRVGGSAQIKAMKKIAAPIRVELAQYRELASFAQFGSELDKETAEQLAQGERIREVLKQGQYRPIPVEYQIIIIFAATKKLLLDIPTGKILDFEKALTSFIDSKYSEIPASIRETKQITPETEELLVKAINECKAGVF, encoded by the coding sequence ATGAATTTAAGACCAGAAGAGATCAGTTCTGTCATCAAGGAACAGATTCAAAGATATTCTACCAAACTGGATGTCTCTGATGTCGGTACAGTCATTCAGGTAGCGGACGGTATTGCCCGTATCCATGGCCTTGAGAATGCCATGCAGGGAGAGCTCCTTGAGTTCCCGGGAGAAATCTACGGCATGGTGCTTAACCTGGAAGAGGATAACGTTGGTGCTGTTTTACTTGGTACCGGTGCTATCAGCGAAGGTGATACCGTTAAGACTACCGGACGAGTGGTGGAAGTACCTGTTGGTGATGCATTGACTGGACGTGTTGTGAATGCGTTAGGACAGCCAATTGATGGAAAAGGGCCGGTCCAGACAGACAAATTCCGCAAGATTGAGCGTGTAGCTCATGGAGTTATTGACAGAAAATCAGTAGACACTCCCCTTCAGACCGGTATTAAGGCGATTGATGCCATGATTCCTATTGGAAGAGGACAGCGTGAGCTGATCATTGGTGACCGCCAGACCGGAAAGACGGCGATTGCCCTTGATACGATTATTAACCAGAAGGGCCAGGGAGTTCACTGTATTTATGTTGCCATTGGCCAGAAGGCATCTACGGTTGCCAACATTGTTAAGACACTGGAAGAGTACGGTGCCATGGATTATACCACCATCGTGGTATCAACGGCATCTGATTTGGCTCCACTTCAGTATATTGCCCCATATTCCGGATGTGCCATTGGAGAGGAATGGATGGAAAACGGAGAGGATGTATTAGTTGTTTACGATGATTTAAGTAAACATGCAGCCGCTTACCGTACCTTATCCCTGCTGCTTAAGAGACCGCCGGGCCGTGAAGCTTACCCTGGCGATGTTTTCTATCTGCATTCCAGACTACTGGAGAGAGCCTCCAGACTTTCTGAAGAGCTGGGAGGAGGTTCTTTAACAGCCCTTCCGATCATTGAAACACAGGCAGGTGACGTATCCGCGTATATTCCGACGAATGTTATCTCTATTACAGACGGACAGATTTACCTGGAGACAGAGATGTTTAACTCCGGTTTCCGTCCTGCCATCAACGCAGGTCTTTCCGTATCCCGTGTAGGCGGCTCTGCCCAGATCAAGGCTATGAAGAAGATCGCAGCTCCTATCCGTGTGGAACTGGCACAGTACCGCGAGCTTGCAAGCTTTGCACAGTTTGGTTCCGAGCTTGATAAGGAGACGGCAGAACAGCTTGCCCAGGGCGAAAGGATCAGAGAGGTATTAAAGCAGGGCCAGTATCGGCCGATTCCGGTTGAATACCAGATCATTATTATCTTTGCGGCGACCAAGAAGCTGCTTTTGGATATTCCTACCGGGAAAATCCTTGATTTCGAAAAGGCTTTGACAAGCTTTATTGACAGCAAATATTCTGAAATTCCCGCAAGCATCCGCGAGACAAAGCAGATCACGCCTGAGACAGAGGAATTGCTGGTAAAGGCAATTAACGAATGCAAAGCAGGTGTTTTTTAA
- the atpG gene encoding ATP synthase F1 subunit gamma: MASIRDIKRRRDSISSTEQITKAMKLISTVKLQKSKAKAEESKPYYEMMYDTIGSMLRKSGSIDHKYLKAGDSKRKAVIVITSNRGLAGGYNSNIVKMVHGDERLTPELTDVYAVGRKGKEALARKGYTIAEDYSEVINEPIYRDAADITMELLDAFGQNRIGEIYLAYTSFKNTVTQIPTLKKLLPVEMEKGSEKTDLTLMNYEPDEDQVLDSIIPKYMSSMIYGALLEAVASENGARMAAMDSATNNAEEMIEELGLAYNRARQGSITQELTEIIAGANAIS, translated from the coding sequence ATGGCATCCATTAGGGATATCAAACGAAGAAGAGACAGTATTTCCAGTACCGAACAGATTACGAAAGCCATGAAGCTCATATCTACCGTTAAGCTGCAGAAGTCTAAAGCTAAGGCAGAGGAATCCAAACCCTATTACGAAATGATGTATGATACCATAGGCTCCATGCTGCGCAAATCCGGGAGCATAGACCATAAGTATTTAAAGGCAGGCGATTCTAAGAGGAAGGCAGTCATTGTCATCACTTCAAACCGTGGACTGGCAGGAGGCTATAACAGCAACATTGTCAAGATGGTTCATGGAGATGAGAGGCTTACGCCGGAACTTACGGATGTGTATGCCGTTGGTAGGAAAGGGAAGGAAGCACTGGCAAGAAAGGGATATACGATTGCCGAGGATTATTCCGAGGTGATTAATGAACCGATCTACCGTGATGCGGCCGATATTACCATGGAGCTTCTGGATGCATTTGGACAGAACCGGATAGGTGAAATTTATCTGGCTTATACATCCTTTAAGAATACTGTGACCCAAATACCGACTCTTAAAAAGCTTCTCCCGGTTGAAATGGAAAAGGGAAGCGAAAAAACGGATCTGACTTTAATGAACTATGAGCCGGATGAGGACCAGGTATTGGATTCCATTATTCCTAAGTATATGAGCAGCATGATCTATGGCGCTTTGCTGGAAGCCGTTGCAAGTGAAAACGGAGCCAGAATGGCGGCCATGGACTCTGCAACCAATAATGCGGAAGAGATGATAGAAGAACTTGGACTGGCATATAACCGGGCAAGACAGGGGTCTATTACCCAGGAGCTTACCGAGATCATAGCCGGAGCCAATGCGATTTCATAA